TACTTTTTGCATTGTCAGTGGTACTTTCTCGGAGGGTTTAATAAGATATGTATTACCGCAGGCGATCGCATACGGCATAAACCAAAATGGAATCATCCCTGGAAAATTAAACGGCGCAATAACTGCTGCAACGCCTACAGGTTGTCGAATCAAAATTTCATCAATACCTTTGGCAATGTCTTCTGAGTTGTAGCCTTGCATCAAAATTGGAATTCCGCAAGCAACTTCCACATTTTCAATCGCCCGTTGCAATTCGCCTTTTGATTCTGCCAAAGTTTTGCCGCATTCTTGCGTAATTGTTACAGCTAAGTCCTCAAAGTTCTCTTCTAACAGTGCTTTAAGTTTAAATAAATACTGCACTCGTTCCCCTGGTGGAATGCGACGCCAAAAGTTGAATGCTGTGGCTGCGGCTGTTGCTGCTTGATCTATGTCTGTTGCTATTCCTAATGGAACCTTAGCCAGTATTTCTGCTGTAGCTGGATTAGTTACATCCAAATACTCAGTAGCATTGGAGTCACACCATTCGCCATTAATATAGTTTTGAAGAACAGGGGCACAACTCATAAGATTTACCCTGATACTAAACTCTATTTATTATCAGGGCAATGCTCGACAATTGCTTTGAAATTTAAGCGAATAAATTCGCAGCTAAAAAAAAAGTCCACCTGCGTGGTTTAAACGAACACTTGGGTGCGCTTTTACTGATCCAATTGACAACAATCGTAATTCCCTGCAAGCAAAACGAAAATTCGGCAACTTTACCAGCTACATACACTTCATCGCCTACCTACTTGAAATTCCTTGAGATTACCCACAAGTGTATAAAGTTCACCGTCAGCAGTCCGTAGCGTTTGACACTCTACTCCCTCATCGGTGAGAACTCCCTTGACGCAAATTGTTCTCTCTTTACCGCTTGTTTCTAAAAGTGCAACTTGAGAATTACTAGAAGCATAAACTTTTACTCCTCTAAGATTTGTGGGAATATTTTCCAGACGGAAATTTGCTTTTTTTGACGCAAGTGCAGGTGCAACAATTCCTTCTGGTGGTTCAGCTACAAACTCAAATTCATAAATACCGTCAATGGGTGGCTAGATATAGGTGTAAGGAATTAGTTCGGTATTTTCCAGCCTTGTGTAGGGACAGTTCCTATCGCTGTGATAGAAAGCTTTCTAAAATTGCTAGCTTAATTTCTTGTACTTCTAATACTTTATTTTTATCCATCTTATATCTCCGAATGACTGCTTTGTTTTTAAAACCCAGTTTTGTTTAACCACGTGAAGTAAGTTTTCACTCTTTCTTCTTCAAAGCAGTTTGAGTGACTTACATAAGTCTTTAGCAAAACTTAATATTCAATACTAGAGCTAAAGCTATCTGAATTTAGTAAGGTGTAGTATAAATTACTTACAATATTGCTGCTACGATAAAGCGTTGCAGCGAAAAATTGCGTGTAAATAAAATTAGTTCGAGAAGGCGATCGCGCTAAAGTAACATCTACTGACTTAATAACTAAAAGCTTGACTTCACATTTTAATAAAAAGAAGGGAATTGTTACTCCCTTCTTGTCGATTTTACTTATGTTCAGAGTATCTGCTCTCCGAGTATCTTACCGCTGCCTCTGATGGTACAATCTTGTACCCTAACATATGGTGTTCTCTTGCTACGATTTCGGCTTTCTCTCTACTTTGATACATCAACGTATAGTGCAAATGTCCGTGCCATTCTCCGTAAACTTGATTTTGGTCATCTAAGATTGAGTAGTGATTAGGCATCGTTACTTACTCCATTTTCAAGCACTGCCTATATGCTTTAAATTATCGTCTGCAAACGAGCCGCCTACAGTGAACAATTATAAAAATGTGTTGAAATTATTTTAAGTTTTTTGTTCAAAAAAATACTTTATTCGGACTTGTAAGCCAAAAAATCTACTCATTGTCATTCCATAGCAGAAATTACTTCATATCCTTCGGCAGCCGAGCTTTTTTAACAAATTTATATATTTCTACTTAGCTCTTAATTTCGTTACAATATCTTCTGTTTTTTAATCTTCTATAACTCTACAAATCCGCTACTCTAAGCGTTCTAAATCAAGTTCACCCTTATCACACACAATTCTGCCTACCGTTGGATCGACATGACTTAAATCCATAAGTAGATTGTGTAGAATCTGCTGCTGTTGGCGTGATTGAGTTACCTCATGCAGTGCCTCAGTTTTTAATCACTATGTCTTCGTTGATGCCAGCGCCATGCATCTTCTATCATTTCCTCTAGCTTAGAATAAGCAGGCTTCCAGCCTAAAACCCTTTGTACTTTTTCATAATTACCAACTAAGATAGGAGGATCGCCCGTTCGCCGTTCAGTCTTAACAACCGGAAATGAGCGCTTAGTTATATTAATAACTGTATCAATTACTTGCTGTACAGAAAAACCATTGCCATTGCCTAAATTAAAAATTTCCGTTTCGCCTCCTTGTAATAGATAATTCAGCCCTAAAACGTGAGCATGCGCCAAGTCTATTACATGGATATAATCGCGGATACACGTACCGTCAGGAGTGTCATAATCAGTACCGAAAATAAACACTTTTTCTCGCTTTCCTAACGCAGTTAACAAAACTAGGGGAATTAAGTGCGTTTCTGGAGTGCGATCTTCTCCGAGTCGTCCTAGCTTATCAGCACCGGCAGCATTAAAATAACGGAAGCAAACCGAGCGAAGCTGATATGCTCTATCAAAGTCTAATAGTATTTTTTCTACCATTAGTTTAGTAGCCCCATATGGATTAATGGGATTCTGAGGATGTTCTTCTGGAATTGGTATTTGTTGAGGAATACCATATGTAGCACAAGTTGAAGAAAAAACAATCTTATTTACTTCAGCCTGAAGCATTGCTTCCAAGAGGGTAAGCGAACCTAGCACATTAGTTTGGTAATACTTGAGTGGGTCAGATACCGATTCATTAACATAAGTATAGGCAGCAAAATGGATAACTGCCTCTATAGATCTTTGGGCGAAAATTTGATCTAGTAGGGGGCGATCGCAAATGTTGCCACAGATGAGTTCTGCTTTAAGTACCTTTTCTACTAAATCTCTGTGACCATACACCAAGTTATCTAAAATTAAGACGGAATATCCAGCCTCTTGGAGTGCCAAGACTGTATGAGTACCGATATAACCTGCGCCTCCAGTAATCAATATAGTTGGGTTTTCCACAACGCGCCCTGTTAGTAGAATTGTTATTTTTAAACGATGCAGTCACTCTGCACACCATTCAAGGACCAATCCATTGCTTGTGTAGCGAAAATAGAAGCCCACGAATTTACGTCCAAACTGCGATCGCAGTAGTAAAGCCCGAAGTCTGGAGAACGCAGGCTTAATAAAAATGTAAATCCCTTATTGATTGCTTCAGCAAAGCGATCACGGTCTACTGCTATCCAAATGCGTAGTGCTTGTGCAGTCGCATCACAAACTTTACATAGTTCTCGTGACGGCGCATTGTACCAGTTAAACAGGCTTCCATCTGAATTTTGCCACCTTTGCAAACTCTGGGCACCACCACTCAATAGTTCTGTAGCCTCAAGATAGTCGCGTGAGTGAAGATAGAGTAACCCTTCTAGAGCATAGCAATGAGCATGGCAGTAAACAAGAGTTGTTTCTGGAAAAACATGAAAGACTCCATCTGAGTAGCACTCGCGTACAACTTCCTCTGCAATCTCCAATGCTAAGTTAGAAAAATAATGCTCGCCTGTTTCTACCGCAAGTGCATCTAGCGCAATGACAGTTTTTAGCATACTTGCACCGAAAACACTTGACCAATGAGGTTGTATTTCTAGCAAGCTACCATTATCAGCTACAACCGCTAGCCTTTGCTGTGCCATCTTCATTATGAAGCGTGACATGTCTGCCACAACTGTGGGATTTACATAACCATTCAAATACTTTTTGTAAGTCAGCAATCCATTGACAGCCATGCAAGTATCAAACAAATAGAGTTTTTCATTTTTGCCTATACCACCTAACGGTGATATCAAATGTTGTAAGCTGTTAGCAACAGCGTGGGCTTGTTCAGCAAGATAGCGATAGTTTCTTTGCAGACTCAGTTGCGAAACTAATGTTAAGTAAAGTCCCATAGCTTCTGGGTAAACAAACCCAGGATGGTTAGGATTGATCCACGAATAAATATAACCAGAGTTACAAACAATTTTAGAGCAAGTTAAGAAATGAACTAAATCAGTCTGCATTTCTCTTGTAGGTAAGATAGCACTCTCAACATTTGACATAATGAGTACTCCTTGACTTTTTCTGATGAAGCTCTTTTTAAAAAATCGATATCAGAAAATATACCATTGGTGTCAAGCTTGTTTTTTCTATAAAACTATCTTGTTTGTGTTAATCTAGTTACAAAATAACTATACGACACACATCGATGACTTTTTTTTATTTGTTTTTGCTAAAATTTTAATAAAAATCAACAATTGTTATTAAAGGTTTGATTTTATATATTTTTTGAGTTTTAAGTTAATTTCGTTTTAAATTCAATGCTCATAATTTAGAACTGCATATAAACTGAACTCTTTGTTAAATCTACCTAGAACTGATACTATTTTTTAACTCATTTAGGTTTAAATAGGGATGCCATAGCGCATCCCTTATCGTAATTACTCTTCTACAACTTCACGGATTCGCTGCTCTAGGCGTTCCAAATCAAGCCCACCCTCATCACGCACAATTCTGCGTACCGTTGGGTTGACATTGCTTAAATCCATAAGTAGATCGTGTAGAATCTCCTGCTGTTGGCGTGATTGAGTCACCTCACGCGGTTCTTGCACTAAGTCGCGGACAATCGAGTCTTCAGCGCGCGAAGCAACAATCGGATCTGTTTGTCCTTGGAGATGTATAAATGTGCGTCGCCCAGGCCCACGTTCTTCCTCAATGGGGATAACTGCTGTTACTTGATCTGAACGCACATATTTGCCAAAACCAAGATGTACTAATGCTGATGACTGTATTCTCATTTAAGCAAATTATTTTTCTTTCATTTATATATCTATTATCCTGCAATAAAC
This is a stretch of genomic DNA from Chroogloeocystis siderophila 5.2 s.c.1. It encodes these proteins:
- the galE gene encoding UDP-glucose 4-epimerase GalE, with protein sequence MENPTILITGGAGYIGTHTVLALQEAGYSVLILDNLVYGHRDLVEKVLKAELICGNICDRPLLDQIFAQRSIEAVIHFAAYTYVNESVSDPLKYYQTNVLGSLTLLEAMLQAEVNKIVFSSTCATYGIPQQIPIPEEHPQNPINPYGATKLMVEKILLDFDRAYQLRSVCFRYFNAAGADKLGRLGEDRTPETHLIPLVLLTALGKREKVFIFGTDYDTPDGTCIRDYIHVIDLAHAHVLGLNYLLQGGETEIFNLGNGNGFSVQQVIDTVINITKRSFPVVKTERRTGDPPILVGNYEKVQRVLGWKPAYSKLEEMIEDAWRWHQRRHSD